GGGTTTCGATCCGTCCGTCCCATTGTCCTTCGATGGTTTCGACAATGCAACCGCCACGGGCAATGCCATGACTCGGTTCGACACTGATTTTATTGGTTGCACTCAGGATTGACGTTAAATCGACCCCCGCCTGTTGCAACACTGTTACATCGTCGGGATGGAATCGAACGGTCATGCCGGAACGGTCGCCGATCTCTTTACAAATCTGTTTCGCAATTTCGGTAACGAGAATTGGCGAAAGAGTAAGCTCGGTGGCAACCGCTTTCTTTGCAATTTCCAAGGCAAGTTTAGTAATGGTTGGAGCCAATTCCTGATAGATCGTTTCCAGTTTGGTATCGATACTCTGGGCGTAGTCGTCTAACTGCTCGGCGATCTTAACGAGTTTTTCGTGGGCGGCGGCATCCGCGACTGCGCTTCCCTCGGCATAGCCTTTGGCGTAGGCAGCGTTGACGGCGTTATCCCGCTCTTCATTTCGCTCGCTGGCGAGTTTGCGCGCCAATTGAAATGGATCACCGCGTTCTGATGTGATAGGAGTCGAAGGGATGTGCTTAACTGGATTCGGTTTTACCCAAATCGGTTCTTCCATCGAAACATCGTCGTTATTGTAGGAGTGCCGCCGTGATTTCACAGTGGTTGCTTCCAACGGATCGGTTTGTTTCGGTGGTCTCATGGTTAAACCAGTTGATCCTCAGTAGTACCGCCGGTAACAACGATTTGTCCTTCTTCTTCCAATCGGCGGACAATATCGATGATGCGTTGCTGCACTTCTTCCACTTCCCGCAATCGCACCGGTCCCATATAACTCAATTCTTCTTCAATCATTTCGGCAGCGCGTTTCGACATATTGGAAAGAATCCGGTGTTTCAATTCGTTGCTACACGCTTTGAGCGACATTGCCAGTTCTTTATTGTCGACTTCCTTGAGAACTTTTTGCAGCGAACGGTCGTCGAGATTGATTAAATCTTCGAATACGAACATCAAGTTTTTAATCTCAGTTGCAAGTTGAGGATTTTCACGAGCGATACCAGCCAAAATCGATTTCTCGTGGCGGGTACCCATCAAGTTGAGGATTTCCGAAGCCGATTTTACCCCGCCTAATTTCGAAGCACTCTGTGAGAAGTCGATTCGTGATTCCAATACTCGCTCGACCGAGGCAAGTACTTCCGGTGAAACCCGTTCCATCTGTGCTAACCGGTATAAAACCTCGACCTGCAGTGAAGGGGGAAAGTCCGCCATCACATTCGCCGCTTGGATTGGATTCAATTGGGTCATTACCAATGCAATGGTTTGCGGGTGCTCTTTTTGCAAGAACGCGAGCAACTGGTTGCTGTCAACGTTTTGCAAAATGTTAAAACCTTTTACTTGCAGGGAGAGCTGAACCTTGCGGATAATCTCAATCGCGCGTTGCTCTCCTAAAGCGTTTTCCAACACCTCTTGCGCATACGCCAGTCCACCAGATGCGATGTACTCTTGGGCAAGCACCATCTGATGGAACTCTTCCGTCACCGATTGTATGACATGCGAGGGAATGTTGTCGAGCCGGGCGATTTCAGTAGTAAGCATCTCGATTTCTGCATCGGTTAAATATTTATACACACCCGATGCCGCCTTCATACCTAAGGCGACTAAGAAAATCGCTGCTTTTGATTTCCCGCTCAGATTTGCTGCATTGACTTTCGACGCAGACTGCACGCCGTACTCCTTACTACTCAATCAGCCATGATTTAAGTAATCTTGCTGCACTCTCTGGTTTCTTCATCGCAAATTCTTCTAATTGATCCTGCATCTGTTTCATAACTGCGACTTCTTCCGACACCTCAGAATCAAAATCAGGGAGCATTTTTCTTGCTTCTTCGGTGCGACGTCCGAAACCGTCAGTGCCGGACATTAAAGCGCCTGCACTTGCCGGCATCGCACCACTGCCTAATTGATCCGGTGGACGAGGCGATAACTCGACCAGTGTTCGCTCTAAAGCCGTTTGGGTCGATTTTGCCGTCCGTTTCAAGAAGCCGCGAATCATAAACAGGATAATCAAAGCGCCGAGTATCAATACGCCGCGCTCGATCACCATCCGCCAGAATTCCATTCGCTCGGTTTGCTTAAACTCTTCTTTTTGCTCTTCGATTTGGGTGACATCGAAGGCGACATTCGAGATCTCCAATAAATCGCCTCGAGTGGAATCGAAACCGACCGCGCCGCGAATCGCTTTCGCAATCTGAGTCATTTCGATGTCATTACGCGGTTGATACTCTGATTTTACATCATCGCCTTCGCCGGTCTTTTTGTAGACGCCATCGATTAATACTGATAACGAAAGGCGCTTTATTCCACCGGTGCTGTTTACAATTTTCTGAACTGTGCGGCTGACTTCGTAATTCGTAACGGTATTTTCATTATTGGTGTTACCACTGGGACCGCCACTGCTCGTGGCTTCGGTACGTTCTTCGCTGCGAACAGCCGGATTGGTGTTGTCGTATAGTTCGCGCTGTTCCTCAATCCGTTTGAAATCGAGTTCCGCTGTTGCCCGGACAATCGCTTTGTTTTGTCCCAATAACCGGTCGAGCATTGATTGAAGATTAGCTATGACCGATTGTTCGACTTGCTGCTGCATCTGTAACTGTGTCGCGGAAAGGGCGGCGACCGGGTCGCGATCCATCAGATTGGAAAGAACATTCCCTTTGTTGTCGACAATCGTTACTTTTTCGGTCGATAGTCCTTCGACTGCTCCAGCAACTAAAAAACTAAGTCCTTGGATTTGTCCCTGTGTGAGTTGATGGTTTGATTTTAACTTCAAAACGACCGAGGCTGTTATCGGCTTTTCCTTTTCTTTGAACAACGATTCTTCGGGCATCACTAAGTGTACTCTTGCCGCTTCCACTTCATCCATCGAGATTATCGTTCGCGCCAATTCCCCTTCGAGTGCACGCCGGTAATTCAACTTCTGCATGAAGTCGCTCATACCGAAATTAACTTTATCGAACAGCTCATAACCGACCCCTTTTTGTTCGGGGAGTCCAAGACTGGCAAGCTTTAGGCGAGTATCGTAAAGATTTTCGCGCGGGATTTTGATGGTACTGCCACCCATCTCGAATTTGTAGGGGATGTTCGACTCTTGCAGATAGTTGATGACTTTCCCGCCATCCTGTTCGTTGAGTCCACTAAACAACACTGCATAGTCAGGTTTGGATGACCACCACATTAACAAGGAGATCGCAATCACACTACCAACGATCAGCATGCCAAATGTAATGCGCTGACCGTTTGTTAGCCGGCCCCAGGTCTGACGTGACTGCAGAACAAGTTCTCGGCCGCTTAAATTCATAGTACTGACTCACAACAAAAAACTGGGAATGAAAATCCGTCGTTGACTAACGACGACGATAAGGGAAGATGATTATACCTGCATCCGCATTACTTCGCGATAAGCTTCAACTAATTTGTTTCGGATTTCCATCATCAGAAGGAAACTTGTACTCGCTTTTTCGACAGCCACCATCACTTGATGGACATCCTCGACTTCACCGGTCAGCATTCGTTCGGTGCCTATTTTTGCTTGTTGCTGCAGACTGCTGACTTCCTTGAGCATCCCTTCCAGAGTATTCCCAAAGGAAACCCGTTCACTGCCAGATTGCGACTGGGAAGGATCGATATGCTTCGAGAACGGAATGTTCGGTAGCTCGGATTGGATCTCACCCGGTTCGCGTTTGGGAAGACCTTCCATATGCGGCCGTAGTGACTGGTCGGTCATGGAATGTAGGTTTCCAGCGAAACGTCCAATTTTTTCGGCGGACATTAGAAATCCTCTTATTCAATCAAAACAATCAGACCAAAAGTTTTTATGCGTACAAATCGATGAAACGTCCTAACGGCGAACCCCCATCGGATTGACCATTGCTGCCATACGCACTTGCCGATGGTAAAACCCCGCGTTGCCGCCACTTTTCTTCTAAGTCTGCTTGTGCGCGTGCCAATTGTAAGTGTTGCGTTGAACGGGTTTCACTGACATACTCTTCTTGAGAGTGTACGGTTCGTTGCCGTAGTTGTTCAAATGCCTCGACTCGCTGATCCCGGGAGCTATTCTTGGAGTATGGTGCTGGATCGGTTGAAGGCTTTGGTACTATCGGTTGTTGTGTGAACCGGGTAGCCGGTAACGCCATAATTAAATCTCCAGCGCCTTACGGAACATCCCTTTTGCCGATTGGATTACGGCGGCATTCGCTTCATAGGCGCGCGCTGCGGCAATTAAATCGGTCATCTCCTGAATCGGATTAATCTTCGGATACGCAACATAACCCCGCGCATCGGCGTCGGGATGACCGGGATCGTAAACCAGCTCCGGCTCGGTGTTGTCACGTACTTCGTTGGTCTTTACCCCCGACAGGTTGTGGTAACTGTTTAACGCGCTATTGATCGAAAGGTGGTCAAGATCCGAGTAGTCGATGTCAAGCTTAGTCGGCACTCCGGGCGAAACTGTTTCAAACGGGGTCTTATCTTCGCCAAAAATTACAATTCGGCGTTGGAACGGTCCCCCTTCTTCGGTTCGGGTGGTCTCGCTGTTCGCCAGATTCTGGGCGACGGCGTCGAGTCTGCGACGTTGAGCTAATAACCCGCTGGCACTAATGTCCATCGATGAAAAGATGCCCCGGATTGCCATCGTTTGTCCCCCTTACGAAGCGCCACCACCTCGGATTGCATTTCGTAAACCATCAAAGTAGAGTCGAATCAATCGAGCGGAAGTCTGGTAATGCAGGTTGTTGGTTGCCAAGTCCGCCATTTCTTGGTCTAAGGAAACATTATTCACACCGTTAATCGGGGGTGTCTCCTGATCGGTAAAAATCGTTCCTTCCAATTTGTCGAAAAGACCGTTCGTGAAGGGAAGGTGTCCTTCCGACGTCACTTTCAATGCGGCATTTTTTGAATCGAGAACCGATTTTAACTCTTCTTCGAATCGGACATAACGTCGCTGGTACCCCGGTGTTTCGATATTGGCAAGATTGTGAGCGATGGAACGCTGGCGACGTGAGAATGCATCCAATCCCTTCGCTAACGTCGGGATCGGAGTCTTGTCGAAGATCATATCTTTCAGAGACATAAGAGTTTCCGTCGATTCCACCGCTCAGAAATTGAGCAACAAACATGCCGCTCGCAGAATTCTATTAAGTTCTGTATTATCAATGTGTGAAGATGTTTATCCACCAGAGATACTGGTAACTTTTTCCTACTGGGAAATGTCGTTCTTTCGTTTTCATATCGCATTATTTTTGTGTATTTGTGTTGTTGAAGCAAAGATTAAGCTGTATCGAGCATAATTCTTTATTTAAAGTGTTACTTGAGATTTTATCTTGAGAAATAAAAAAGGGCGATTGATAGGAATCGCCCCATTCAAACCGCAAATTACGCGTTACTCGTCGTTGTCTCCCCCAGACTCACCAATGAATGTTCCTTCGGCACGATACTCGTTGATCTTGTTGCGAAGCGTACGAATCGAAATGTCAAGGATTTCGGCGGTACGGGTACGGTTAAACCCTTGAGCGCTCAACGTCGCAAGAAGATGTTGTTTTTCGAGTTCATGCATCGAAAGACCAACCGTTCCTGAGAGCGATCCCCCCTTCGTCTGCACATTTGTTCCGATCAAGTGGAGAAAGTGATGTTTTTCCAACCGATTGCAATTCGCCAATACCACTGCTCTTTCGATTGCATTTTCCAACTCACGGACATTGCCGGGCCAATTATATCCACGCAACACCACCATTGCATCTTCGCTCAATCCGGTTATTTCCTTTTTGCACTCTTTTGCGAAGCGGTCAACAAAGAACTTCACCAATTCCAAAATATCTTCTTTCCGATCCCGCAACGGGGGCAATTGAATGGGAATAACGTTTAACCGGAAATACAAATCCTGCCGGAATCGCCCTTTCGCAACTTCTTCCTGCAGATTGCGATTGGAAGTCGCTATCACTCTCACATTGGTTTTTTTTATCTCGCCAGAACCGACGCGAAAATACTCCCGCTCCTGAATCACCCGCAACAATTTTGGCTGCAATGATAACGGCATTTCCGACACTTCATCCAGAAGAATGGTGCCGTTTTCCGCCATTTCAAACTTTCCCTTGTAATCCCGAATTGCACCGGTAAAGGAGCCGCGAACATGGCCGAACAATTCTGATTCGATGAGCCCTTCCGGCAATGCCGCACAATTAACCGAGACAAATGAACCTTCGGTACGGGTTGAGCGTTGGTGGATTGCACGCGCGACAACCTCTTTACCGGTTCCGGATTCGCCGAGAATTAACACATTGGATTGGGTTGGGGCAACTTGGTTGATAAGACTTAGTACGTCCCGCATTACAGCGCTGCCGCCGATGATACCGGCAGGAGGTTGGTGTTCCTGCAGTGCTTGTTTCAACCGGATGTTTTCTTCGATTAACTTGGAGTGTTCCAGCGCGCGGGCGAGTAACAAACCAAACTCTTTCAACTTGAACGGTTTCGTCAGATAGTAGTAAGCGCCTTCGTACATCGCCTCTACGGCGGACTCGATGGTGCCGTAAGCAGTCATCATCAGAACAGGTAAATTCGGATTCTTCGGACGAAGTTTCTTTAGTAGTTCCAAACCGGTCATGCCGCCGAGCTTGACATCGGTGACAACCGCGTCAACTTCAGTGGTATCCAATCCATCGAGGGCATCTTCAGCACTGGTGAATAGTACAACGCTGGCGCCGTTGCGAGTCAGGTACGTCTCGAGCATTTCCAGATTCAATCGCTCGTCATCTACCACGGCGATTCGTCGTCCCTCAAACTGACTCATACGATTGGTAACTCCATCGTAAACTGACTGCCAACTCCGATTTCGGAGGAGACAGATATTGTGCCGTGATGTAACCGGACGATCTTACTTACAACAGCCAATCCTAACCCGGTACCGGTTGAACGGGTTGTAAAAAATGGGTTGAAGATTCGTTCTTGATTTTCGGGTGCAATGCCAACTCCGGTATCGCTTACTGTGACTATTACCCGGTTTTTCATCAAGTCCCACCGCAAACCAAACAACAATAAACCACCTTTCGACATCGCCTGTTTTGCATTCTTGGCAAGATTAAGCAGCGCTTCCCGCATTAACTCCTTGTCGAGTTTTACCGGGATGTTTTCGACCGGTAAATCGAGATCGATGGCAATTTTCGACTGCTTATCTTGTAGGTCGTTAGCAACCCAATCGGCGACATCGTTTAAGAGTTGTTGCAAGTCCACTCGCTCAAACGTCGGTTCGCCGGTGCGAGTGTAATTTAATAGCGTGGTAGCGATCCGGTTTAACGAATCAACCCCCTCATTGATTTTTTTGATTAACCGGTAACGGTCATCGGTTTCCGGAGTCTCTTCCAGCAGGATTTGGGCAAATCCTCCGATCCCAAACAAAGGATTCCGTAATTCGTGGGCAACATGGGCAGCCATTTCACCCAAGGCAACCAATGTTTTCTGTTCGTCGATTCGCTGTTCGAGCATCTGGATGGCAGTTAAATCTTCCAGCGAAACGACCATACCCATTCGTTCACCTGCTCGATTGTATAGCCAAGATACGACTTGCCGGATGCGAACACTGCCTTGGGGACGCTCGATGATGCGCTCGGTTGGAACTCCGATACGGGCCGG
This region of bacterium genomic DNA includes:
- a CDS encoding FliH/SctL family protein, whose translation is MRPPKQTDPLEATTVKSRRHSYNNDDVSMEEPIWVKPNPVKHIPSTPITSERGDPFQLARKLASERNEERDNAVNAAYAKGYAEGSAVADAAAHEKLVKIAEQLDDYAQSIDTKLETIYQELAPTITKLALEIAKKAVATELTLSPILVTEIAKQICKEIGDRSGMTVRFHPDDVTVLQQAGVDLTSILSATNKISVEPSHGIARGGCIVETIEGQWDGRIETRWNEITNSLLELSGETSERIDE
- the fliG gene encoding flagellar motor switch protein FliG translates to MQSASKVNAANLSGKSKAAIFLVALGMKAASGVYKYLTDAEIEMLTTEIARLDNIPSHVIQSVTEEFHQMVLAQEYIASGGLAYAQEVLENALGEQRAIEIIRKVQLSLQVKGFNILQNVDSNQLLAFLQKEHPQTIALVMTQLNPIQAANVMADFPPSLQVEVLYRLAQMERVSPEVLASVERVLESRIDFSQSASKLGGVKSASEILNLMGTRHEKSILAGIARENPQLATEIKNLMFVFEDLINLDDRSLQKVLKEVDNKELAMSLKACSNELKHRILSNMSKRAAEMIEEELSYMGPVRLREVEEVQQRIIDIVRRLEEEGQIVVTGGTTEDQLV
- the fliF gene encoding flagellar basal-body MS-ring/collar protein FliF, with amino-acid sequence MNLSGRELVLQSRQTWGRLTNGQRITFGMLIVGSVIAISLLMWWSSKPDYAVLFSGLNEQDGGKVINYLQESNIPYKFEMGGSTIKIPRENLYDTRLKLASLGLPEQKGVGYELFDKVNFGMSDFMQKLNYRRALEGELARTIISMDEVEAARVHLVMPEESLFKEKEKPITASVVLKLKSNHQLTQGQIQGLSFLVAGAVEGLSTEKVTIVDNKGNVLSNLMDRDPVAALSATQLQMQQQVEQSVIANLQSMLDRLLGQNKAIVRATAELDFKRIEEQRELYDNTNPAVRSEERTEATSSGGPSGNTNNENTVTNYEVSRTVQKIVNSTGGIKRLSLSVLIDGVYKKTGEGDDVKSEYQPRNDIEMTQIAKAIRGAVGFDSTRGDLLEISNVAFDVTQIEEQKEEFKQTERMEFWRMVIERGVLILGALIILFMIRGFLKRTAKSTQTALERTLVELSPRPPDQLGSGAMPASAGALMSGTDGFGRRTEEARKMLPDFDSEVSEEVAVMKQMQDQLEEFAMKKPESAARLLKSWLIE
- the fliE gene encoding flagellar hook-basal body complex protein FliE; this encodes MSAEKIGRFAGNLHSMTDQSLRPHMEGLPKREPGEIQSELPNIPFSKHIDPSQSQSGSERVSFGNTLEGMLKEVSSLQQQAKIGTERMLTGEVEDVHQVMVAVEKASTSFLLMMEIRNKLVEAYREVMRMQV
- the flgC gene encoding flagellar basal body rod protein FlgC is translated as MAIRGIFSSMDISASGLLAQRRRLDAVAQNLANSETTRTEEGGPFQRRIVIFGEDKTPFETVSPGVPTKLDIDYSDLDHLSINSALNSYHNLSGVKTNEVRDNTEPELVYDPGHPDADARGYVAYPKINPIQEMTDLIAAARAYEANAAVIQSAKGMFRKALEI
- the flgB gene encoding flagellar basal body rod protein FlgB; this encodes MSLKDMIFDKTPIPTLAKGLDAFSRRQRSIAHNLANIETPGYQRRYVRFEEELKSVLDSKNAALKVTSEGHLPFTNGLFDKLEGTIFTDQETPPINGVNNVSLDQEMADLATNNLHYQTSARLIRLYFDGLRNAIRGGGAS
- a CDS encoding sigma-54 dependent transcriptional regulator, which encodes MSQFEGRRIAVVDDERLNLEMLETYLTRNGASVVLFTSAEDALDGLDTTEVDAVVTDVKLGGMTGLELLKKLRPKNPNLPVLMMTAYGTIESAVEAMYEGAYYYLTKPFKLKEFGLLLARALEHSKLIEENIRLKQALQEHQPPAGIIGGSAVMRDVLSLINQVAPTQSNVLILGESGTGKEVVARAIHQRSTRTEGSFVSVNCAALPEGLIESELFGHVRGSFTGAIRDYKGKFEMAENGTILLDEVSEMPLSLQPKLLRVIQEREYFRVGSGEIKKTNVRVIATSNRNLQEEVAKGRFRQDLYFRLNVIPIQLPPLRDRKEDILELVKFFVDRFAKECKKEITGLSEDAMVVLRGYNWPGNVRELENAIERAVVLANCNRLEKHHFLHLIGTNVQTKGGSLSGTVGLSMHELEKQHLLATLSAQGFNRTRTAEILDISIRTLRNKINEYRAEGTFIGESGGDNDE
- a CDS encoding ATP-binding protein codes for the protein MNQNLHPIPIPNAEEMSIERLVELFREFSEQSTGLRSAYAELEQRVAELSQELARKDREIYSGYNNLWEFQAYLDSILESIPVGLVVIDLLGQITRLNRSAREILNLAPEELPSSTIFFDTQEPTIPANDLTEPARIGVPTERIIERPQGSVRIRQVVSWLYNRAGERMGMVVSLEDLTAIQMLEQRIDEQKTLVALGEMAAHVAHELRNPLFGIGGFAQILLEETPETDDRYRLIKKINEGVDSLNRIATTLLNYTRTGEPTFERVDLQQLLNDVADWVANDLQDKQSKIAIDLDLPVENIPVKLDKELMREALLNLAKNAKQAMSKGGLLLFGLRWDLMKNRVIVTVSDTGVGIAPENQERIFNPFFTTRSTGTGLGLAVVSKIVRLHHGTISVSSEIGVGSQFTMELPIV